From the Alloalcanivorax dieselolei B5 genome, one window contains:
- the dnaA gene encoding chromosomal replication initiator protein DnaA has product MSKTLWNRCLTRLEDELPSQQFNMWIRPLQVSVSADGAEMTLFAPNRFVVDWVRDKYMERIGEVMGEMEQGPLPQLRLEVGSSRVTEIIPKRQAPEPRPTTAQTAETRPAPPPAPPSDVGLAAKHRSNLNTGFTFPTFVEGKSNRMACAAAQQVAENPASHGYNPLLLYGGVGLGKTHLMHAVGNELLRRNPNAKVVYLHSERFVADMISALRNKTINEFKRFYRSVDALLIDDIQFFAGKEQSQEEFFHTFNALLENGQQIILTCDKFPKEVDGLEERLKSRFGWGLSQPLEPPELETRVAILKKKAEEARIELPNDAAFFIAQRIRSNVRELEGALRRVIAHVRFTGAQIDIGLIKEALKDLIALQARQISIDNIQRTVAEYYKIKIPDLHSPRRTRSVARPRQVAMALSKELTSHSLPEIGASFGGRDHTTVLHACRKVNELRETSPEIEEDYQNLLRTLTS; this is encoded by the coding sequence GTGTCCAAAACGCTTTGGAATCGCTGTTTGACGCGACTCGAGGACGAGTTGCCGTCACAGCAGTTCAATATGTGGATTCGCCCTTTGCAGGTGTCGGTATCCGCCGATGGCGCGGAGATGACGCTATTCGCGCCTAATCGTTTCGTGGTGGACTGGGTGCGTGACAAGTATATGGAGCGTATCGGCGAGGTCATGGGGGAGATGGAGCAAGGCCCCCTGCCCCAGTTGCGTCTGGAGGTTGGCAGCTCCCGGGTAACCGAGATTATCCCCAAACGTCAGGCGCCGGAGCCTCGCCCGACGACAGCCCAGACGGCGGAAACGCGTCCGGCGCCGCCGCCGGCTCCTCCCTCCGATGTGGGGTTGGCGGCCAAGCACCGAAGTAACCTCAATACCGGCTTTACTTTCCCGACCTTCGTTGAGGGCAAGTCCAATCGCATGGCCTGTGCCGCCGCCCAGCAGGTGGCGGAGAACCCGGCCAGCCATGGCTATAACCCATTGCTGCTTTACGGTGGCGTGGGGCTGGGCAAGACGCACTTGATGCATGCGGTGGGAAACGAGTTATTACGGCGTAATCCCAACGCCAAGGTGGTTTACCTGCATTCCGAGCGCTTCGTTGCGGATATGATTTCCGCGTTGCGGAATAAGACCATCAACGAGTTCAAGCGGTTCTACCGATCCGTGGATGCGCTCTTGATCGATGATATTCAGTTTTTTGCTGGGAAGGAGCAGTCCCAGGAAGAGTTCTTCCATACCTTCAACGCTCTGTTGGAGAATGGGCAGCAGATTATTCTGACTTGCGATAAATTTCCCAAGGAAGTGGATGGCCTGGAAGAACGCCTCAAGAGCCGGTTCGGCTGGGGATTGTCACAGCCCCTGGAGCCGCCGGAGTTGGAAACCCGGGTGGCGATCTTGAAGAAGAAGGCGGAAGAAGCCCGTATCGAGCTACCTAACGACGCGGCCTTCTTTATCGCCCAGCGCATTCGTTCCAATGTGCGGGAACTGGAAGGGGCCCTGCGCCGGGTTATTGCCCATGTGCGGTTTACCGGGGCGCAGATTGATATCGGTTTGATCAAGGAAGCCTTGAAGGATCTGATTGCGCTGCAGGCGCGGCAGATCAGTATCGATAACATTCAGCGCACCGTGGCGGAGTATTACAAGATCAAGATTCCGGATCTGCACTCGCCACGCCGCACCCGCTCGGTGGCGCGGCCAAGGCAGGTCGCCATGGCGTTGTCGAAGGAATTGACCAGCCACAGTTTGCCGGAGATTGGCGCCAGTTTTGGCGGGCGTGATCACACCACGGTGTTGCATGCTTGTCGAAAAGTGAATGAACTTCGGGAAACTAGCCCCGAAATTGAGGAAGATTACCAAAATTTGCTGAGAACTCTCACGTCTTGA